A single window of Athene noctua chromosome 1, bAthNoc1.hap1.1, whole genome shotgun sequence DNA harbors:
- the LOC141973435 gene encoding uncharacterized protein LOC141973435: protein MSSLHHNVAPVSAGGREAQLSLRLRGSQRAGEQMDQEMDNVSKREGRGNKPNFWRRCCHALRRMEEWKLTVLIFISSLFLWGLFMVVLPCASNLLSVLTMGLLAACWPRSKAKGQGSSAEEKSCPTDGRKDPIGAPSVPWEAVEGATESQTAGRRKRHEGEGWESGVGGDAASARELPHGTGDVGRDGNVGAATSSELLRSQPSSSHSSDLEELATSLMESLGGTRVCRDLLGTLKESRDRGAPSASQDIRKEYATCLECRRCLTGSCPHRSEPLPERDLPTLAAILHSVDLLVHREELQLELGMGFELVLAGETVYVWQRTHRFPEIPPERCCKKCSAPLPRSLWASESSQAPSPVLSAPGAAQGQMRAAGQDAGAPPARDREAKGSAELQPAARGESPPPTVPVCTLADMAQTPSSAAPARVSSAVGLAQPSERHEGLGQRLSRKLKRLCHVCATLRDELESCFDCECFLKWMEGSSAPSGTARGDKALPGDHQFQAKALPANTVAEA, encoded by the exons ATGTCATCATTGCATCACAATGTGGCCCCTGTTTCAGCGGGTGGCAGGGAGGCTCAGCTGTCACTTCGACTGCGTGGGAGCCAGCGAGCAGGAGAGCAGATGGACCAGGAGATGGACAACGTCtcaaagagggagggaaggggcaaCAAGCCG AACTTCTGGAGGAGATGCTGCCACGCTCTGCGCCGGATGGAGGAGTGGAAGCTGACTGTCCTCATCTTCATCTCGAGCCTCTTCTTGTGGGGCCTCTTCATGGTGGTGCTGCCCTGTGCCTCCAATCTGTTATCTGTCCTCACCATGGGCCTCCTCGCAGCCTGCTGGCCCAGGAGCAAGGCCAAG GGACAggggagctctgcagaggagaagagctgtCCGACAGACGGTAGGAAGGACCCGATAG GAGCCCCCTCCGTCCCCTGGGAAGCCGTGGAAGGGGCCACCGAGAGCCAGACGGCAGG ccggaggaagcgccacgaaggagaagggtgggaaagcgGCGTCGGCGGGGACGCGGCTTCTGCGAGGGAGCTCCCCCACGGGACGGGAGACGTGGGTCGAGATGGGAACGtcggtgctgccaccagctcggagctcctcaggagccagccctcctcctcccacagcagcgacctggaggagctggccacgTCCCTCATGGAGTCCCTGGGCGGGACCCGAGTCTGCCGCGACCTCCTGGGAACACTGAAGGAGTCTCGGGATCGCGGCGCTCCAAGCGCTTCCCAAGACATCCGCAAGGAATACGCCACCTGCCTGGAGTGCCGGCGGTGCCTcaccggcagctgcccgcaccgcagcgagcccctgccagagcgggacctgcccacgctggccgccatcctccacagcgtggacctgctggtgcaccgggaggagctccagctggagctgggcatgggctttgagctggtcctggctggggaaaccgTCTACGTCTGGCAGAGAACCCATCGGTTCCCCGAAATCCCCCCGGAGCGATGCTGCAAGAAGTGCAGCGCGCCTCTGCCCAGGAGCCTTTGGGCCAGCGAGAGCTCTCAGGCGCCGTCCCCCGTCCTCAGCGCCCCgggagcagcacaggggcagatGAGAGCGGCCGGGCAGGACGCGGGGGCTCCTCCTGCGAGGGATAGGGAGGCCAAAGGCAGCGCGGAGCTGCAGCCGGCTGCACGGGGCGAGTCGCCCCCCCCCACAGTCCCTGTCTGCACCCTGGCCGACATGGCACAAACACCCTCCtctgcggccccggcccgggtGAGCAGCGCTGTGGGGTTGGCCCAGCCCTCGGAGAGGCACGAGGGCCTGGGGCAGCGGCTCAGCCGAAAGCTGAAGCGCCTCTGCCACGTCTGCGCCACACTGAGGGACGAACTGGAGTCTTGCTTCGACTGCGAGTGCTTCCTGAAGTGGATGGAAGGAAGTTCGGCACCCAGCGGCACCGCCCGTGGGGACAAGGCACTGCCCGGCGACCACCAGTTTCAGGCCAAAGCCCTCCCGGCCAACACGGTGGCAGAGGCGTAA